The Xyrauchen texanus isolate HMW12.3.18 chromosome 19, RBS_HiC_50CHRs, whole genome shotgun sequence genome segment gaaatactttgacacaggaaagaaaactgcttgTCAAACCAtatcatggggtctttaaatttATGCACTCTttaaatttcagtttttttacGTCCTAAACAATTTTTACTGAACACCAGTTTTATCTTCCAGGTGCACGATTACTTAAGAAGTAAGCTCTGCTCGCTGTACGAGAATGATTGCATCTTCGACAAATTTGAATGTGTTTGGAATGGATCGGACAGGTCAGTATTTTACTGAAACAAGCTGTAGATAGACACTTCTGTTGAGAACTTATTGAATATTGTTGATGTTTTGCCCTCTtcatttccagtgtgatcatgaCTGGTTCTTACAACAACTTCTTCAGAATGTTCGACCGCAATACAAAGCGTGATGTGACGCTGGAGGCATCTCGGGAGAACAGCAAGCCTCGGGCGATCCTGAAACCCCGCAAGGTGTGCGTGGGAGGTAAACGCCGTAAAGACGAGATCAGTGTGGACAGCCTGGACTTCAGCAAGAAAATTCTCCACACCGCCTGGCATCCATCCGAGAACATTATCGCAGTGGCAGCCACCAATAACCTTTACATATTCCAGGATAAGGTCAACTAGCACAACTGCACTGCCTCCACACATCCATGAAGAGAAAGAGAGCATTGTAGCCACCCTTTTGAAAATTGCAGCGTGTGACTGTGCTGGTTTTGTTTCCAGTGGAATAAAGGAAGTTATCTAAGAAGTAGGGAGAAGTATGGACAAATGTAGGACTTCTGATCCTGAATGAAACAGCCATGTTGTATATGGATGCTGAGTGAATAAGGAGCGGCATGCTCTGCACAATCCATCTTCCTTTATTAAGTATTTGCATTTCCTCTAGGCCAACTCTTActtaaaactgtttatttattgtatttattcatttctcTGTTGCGGGGAAATACGTGACTCTTTAAATCAGGACAAATGTACGTTGTCACTGACATAATTTGTCAGTTTAAATTTAACAAAATTTAGCATCTTTAATAAAGCAAAATTCGAACAGCAAACTGTGCACAGGAGTTGACCCTTGGTCTATTTTTCACAGACTCTTTCATCGACATCCTGGCATCGAAAACAGAGGGGTGCCTTTATAACAAACAGAATGGATGTTAATTTCCTTTGGATCACAATGCCAAAGTGTAGGACTAACCTGTAATAAACTACGAATGTGACTCTATGCTGGCTGTGTATTTTGAGAACATAGATCACAAAACAAAGAATCTATGTCCTGAATCACAGTCCCTAGCGACCGCATTGGTCCTCTTTATAGGAGCGCTGAAGTAAAAGTCAATCCCATTAGTGAAAAAGTAATTTCATGTTGTCCTTTTTAGTCCTCTTATTTTCATGTAACCATTAATAAACTGTGGTGCCTTCTTTTCGTATGTGGGTGATTGGGGTGGGGGGTGTTTGAAAGGGCAGTATTTTGGGTCGTGAAGTGTGAATGTTTTTACAAGAAATGTGAAGAATAGCTTTGTAAAAGAAGGGTGAAGAATTGCAGCAACATGGTTTTTGAATACACAGAATTGAAGCACTTGAATTTTGCATTCCAGTCTACATAATCTGAGTATGTGGTATtccctgtttttttattataattattattcaagTGCAGTACCAGGTGAAGGATAATAATGCATGCATGATGTCATCTAATGGGccaatgaagaagaaaaaaaagctgttttgttcCAACAAACGAACCTGTATAACACCAGATGCCATCTCTTTTCATTCAAAACAAACCTGTTTCATAATACTGCATATGTCTGAGACTGTTAAATCGTTGTCCTCGTTCAGTGGTGTCACTTTGACCTGAGGATGACAGGAATGCCGGTATCATGATGTAGCCTATACATGACGTGAAGGTGAAATgatatcagggaattttattatgtaaaaataaactaGCAATGTTGTTTTCTGAAAATAATTCAGTTGTAACTTCTTAATGAAAGTTTTATAGCTCAGAATGTACCGACATGCAATGATTTGCCACGCAGTCTTTATGCTTAATGGAATTCGTTGAAATAAAAAGAAAGGTTACGTCAAATACATCTTGTCTGTTTCTTAACCATTAGCGAGAGAAAGAGCGGGTTAAACAATGGCGCCCTCTGGTGGCAATTCATAGACACGCTttataaaattgaaaataaatatgctCAATATCCTATCTAGCTGTCGTCTCTGGTGTCATTTGCAGGGAaggaaattagttttttttgtctATACTTTCACTGCAGTCTTTCAGCAGAACAACTTACAATGTATGTGTTTGCCATCACGCGTATGAGAAATGCTTGTAAAGTAAAGAAATACAGTAAAGCAATAACACGAATACAGGTGAATTCATCGTTCGCGTTGTTTAATATACGTGCCAAAATGTTTGAGCCCCTCATATGACACCATTTTAAATGTCTAAAGTTGTCCAGTACACTATatgtagtaaaaataataatgatattaaataCTGAAACAAATATTATAACCAAATATCAATCTTCCGAAATACCTGACAAACTGAGGCACCTTTACTGTCAAAGCGGGGCACCGTAGTTCCTTTAATAATTCTAAATGCAATCATAAAAtgcataataacaataaaactatctttattttagattaaaatttaaatcaatttttgtttatttcaaataCACAGCAAAAATActagttacatttatttaatttaagttaTATTTTAAGAGTAAATATTAATggttaaaattaagtaaaatctaattaacttcatgacataatatttattaaaataaataagcaattttaacttaaaaaatatttcagttaatACAGATATTTGCAATCTGATGTACAgtttacataaacattttattaaatcatttaacattttacaaaataatttcacattttcactCACCTTACAaataattgtgtaattatgtACCACAATAACATAAAGAAGCCTTCCATAAGAAAACTCAATGCATGTAGGACAACATCACCTCACATTTGTAGCTATGGAAACAAGATTGAGATATGAGCAGGCAGACCTCCACAAAATATGATGACGGTAATAATCAAAAGATCGTTTATTTTTTCTTGAATGGGTATGTTTGACTTGCAAATTAAGTTTAGACTTCACAAAaagtaacatacatttttattttttaatggtgtaaataaatgtgaaaatagtgaaaccatgcaagcttaattattcaagcctggtGCATAATTGGAACACCAAATAAATATACGTTTTCCTATGATACATAATGACGCATTGTAAAGATAAAAAACaactataaataatatttacttataagctagagcattcattttttcatttttgaattgaggacaaatgtagaatttacttaatattttcaagatcGAGCTTAAACTAACTTATTCCATGTAGAAGGTacttaatttttttcaatttttttacatttatatgatCCCCATTTATGACACCCTTCATCCTCTCTTCATTTCACTGATTTAACTTCTCCCTTTTccatttaatttctttcttccctgCCACTGGATTGTGAAATACATGGTTTATTATTATAGTGATTGAGTTAGCATAACAATACTAGCTAACAAGCTAACTTAAAAGCAAATTTACAGAAATAAATTCCTCTTTTAGACAACTAATCTatagggttaaaaaaaaacattacctttatgataaaaaaaaaaaatacaaatagaatTGACTcactattatattgtattatatcaaAATAAATCACAATCACAAACTACCCATTTGGCAATTTTGGAACCTCATTTAGCTCTTGCTATGGCATATGGACACTTGCTGGTTGTTCAGCATCATACCATGCAGTTTCCTGATGGCCCTCTTGGCAGCCTCAAAGGTAGAATAATAGCCCTTAGATCCAGTCTCGTCACAGATGACTCTGCAGGACAGAACGTCCCTAAAGATAGATATAATCTGCCAGGCCCTTGATGCAGATGTTGCCGGACATGTGGAACTGCGCTGGGCCACCAGCAGTCTCATCGACTTGCCCAAGAGGGGCTGAAACATCAGCGTGTCAAATGTGTGGTTAGCATGGGCATGGTGTACGAAGTTGACAAATCTGTACCCCAGAGAGAATATGGTCACTTTGTCTCTGCACAGGTGACATGATGAAGGTGTTCAACAGCAGGTCTTCGGTCACCGAAGACAAACAGACTAGACAGGATCTTTGTTGGTGGGAGCCCTCCACCCACCAACTACGATTCTGTCTAATCTGTTGGTCAACCAGAACTACCTCGAGAAAGCTGGACTCAAGACAAAGCCATTTTTGCTGTCCGTGTAcaaagagcaaaaactgatgGACCTGAAATATCCAGCTGGCACAGTCAAAGCAAATCAAGCATACGACTTAAGATCTTTCAATGTGCTCATTTTATATGCCACAAACTTTATAAATTGACATTATACCATGTGacttaataaattataatttaatcaaaggtcacactttatattaggtggccttaactactatatacattaaatacatacacgactatgtatttactgtgtaactacatgttgttctgcaaacttcccacatttgctgctactgaggttgaggtatgggtaggtttaggagtaagggtagggttagggttaggattaggattaggggttagagttaggttttggggtaaaggTTTCTCACCTTTCACCTTTAGAATGAGACAAATGAgcgttatagtaaaaaaggacttaaatattgatctgtttctcacccacacatatcatgtgGCTTttaaagacattgattaaaccactggagtcttatggattatatttttgctgcctttatgtgatttttggaccttcaaagttctgacaccCAATCACTTGAATTGAAAGGACCTTctagttgaaatattcttctaaaaatctttgtgttctgcagaagaaagttagtCAAACATAACAGGGATGGCATGatagggagtaaatgatgacaattgtcttttttgggtgaactattaaagtAATGctttttcaaaacaaacaaaaataaaattcttaaaaacaaattcttgctaatatatttttttcttccatttcatGCCGGTTATCTTAATTATTCTATAAACAACTGAAACTCCATTGTGACTGGATCAGTCAATATGAGCCGATTTTGAACCCTCTACTAATAACAAATATATTCCCTGAACAAAAGAAGTGTTTTATGGGGGGCCTTTAGCAACAAGGGGGCTTTTACCCCAAACAATAATCCTTTACATATTGAAAAccttttgatttaatttaatcagctttaaaattacaaatgtgatcatttcagggattctcatcaGCTATATAAATCGGCAATATTTTTAAAGATGTGAAATATTAGATAAAatgacctcaaaatcaaactttagacattgcacacATGGAACATGAAAATTTTGCAGTGCCTGACAAAcgggtgtttaggaaagtgctgtgtagtttagtgttttgggaaaaCATGTAATCAAAGGTGTTTTTTGCCCCAGTAgacctttagccccattgtacccagACTACATTtacaaatcttttaagtgaaaaTCTAGATTGAAAAAGCTCATGACAATATTATTTCTCAACTatacacatttgtaatgaatattggaaacactttacattaacatatttacatattattacattatatgtATAATAGATAGttattaatgtacattaaattaaTTAGAAATGTAACTAAGCTTTTATTCATGTATATTTATACAGATTCTATGCACATGAAACACTGATCTGTTAGACGTCAGGTCTATATAACTTTTTCAGTTGGAGTAACAAAGTGTGTTGTGAAGGAAAAAATTCCACTCTTTTCGTAATACTCTCATCAAAATTCAACTCCTTCATATTACCATTTGCTATCATCAGTCCTTTGTCTCCAACAGGAAATAAAATAATCCATCATTTCCAGTGACAATAGAGGAAATAACTGGACTGGAGTTATTAGTAACAGTGTGTTGCAGTCAGTCAGTGCTTAATCAACTTCGGCAGGATGTGTTGCGACGGGCAAAATGAAACGCTTTGTGTCAGCTGGGGCGGCACCTGTCAATCAAAGCAACCCTTATAAAGTGGCTGCGCTGTTGCGCTCGTGACTCTCTGGATAAGCGCGCGGTCGAGTTGAGAGCAGAGCGCGTGGACGCATCGACTCCGGCAAGTGCGCGAAAGTTTGAGAGGTAATATCTTTCTCTCTGCACTGCACACCTGCCCAGTTTCATCTCTATTAATCCATCCATCTCTGTGGACATGGAGAAATCACCGGGCGTCAATGTCAGCGACGGGAACGGTTCCGTGGATAGGCGCTCGTTTCTGGAGCGTAGTGGATATCAGCACCTGGATCAGGGAGACCTGCGGGTTTTGATTCCGGTGGTCCTGGGAATCATCTGTGTCCTCGGTTTCACCGGGAATGTAACAGCAATGGGGGTCCTGATCACCAACGCGCGTAAAGGGAAGCTGTCCTTGATCAACGCGCTCATTCTGAACCTGATGCTGGCTGATGGTCTGGTCCTGGCGTTTGCTGTTCCCTTTAAGGCTGCTGCTTATTCTCGTGCCACTTGGACCTTGGGTTTGTTTGTCTGCAAGACCTGCGACTGGTTCTTGCACTCCTGTATGGCAGCCAAAAGCTTCACCGTGGCCATCATGGCCAAAGCTTGCCATAGGTACGTCAGCAACCCTACCAAGCAGGTCACCTTCCGGTTGAAGACCATCCTGGTGGTCCTGTTCTTCTCTTGGCTCCTGGCGTGCACAGTCCCCATACCGCAGTGGCTCTTCGCCACCCTCCAAAGAGAAGCAAGTGGAATGATTTGTGTGCAAAGTGTGCCAGCCGATGCCCATGACTTCATGTCAGTGTACGTCAAGGCGTACCCTCTCCTGGCTTATTGCACACCTTTGAGCTTTGCCCTGCTCTACTTCTGGAAGGCATATGGACGGTGCCAGCGCAGATCCAGCAAAACCCAGAACCTGCGGACGCAGATCCGATCCCGCAAACTGACCCTGATGCTTTTCGGCTTGACCGTGGCCATGGCCACAATGTGGCTCCCGCAATGGGTGTCCTGGTTGTGGATGCGGCATGCCCTGGAAACCGAGGGCACCTTCCCGCCAGTCCTTTTCACTCTTTCTGCCCAGCTGCTCATGTTCTCCATCTCTCTGGTCAACCCACTCATCGTTCTCACCCTTTCCGAGGAGTTCAGGGAGGGGTACATTGACCTCTGGCGTAGGCTCACCCTCCGAAAGCAACCGCCCAAAAACAAGCCAGGGCCACACACACCGACCGCCCCAAAATCTCCCACCCCACGACCTGAAATGTCAGCCCACCTGCCTCCCCATCAGCCTGGGCAAACAGAAGAGCAAACGAGCCAGAATGGAGAAAAACAGGAGAGCCCTACCAACAAGGATGGAATAGTACTGCAAGATGTGGAGCAGTTTTGGCAAGAGAGGGAGACTGGTTCCCAATCGCATGAAAATGACCCTGTGCCCTGGGAACATCAGGTTTCCAGGGAAGGAACACAGTAAGACTCTTCTGTCCATGTTCATTGTTATAATCAACATGAAAGCAAGAGAGAAAAACATACACAACAGATCAGACCTCACCTGAACTGAGCCCCATCTGAAATCATCATGGATACTCTGCATTAATTAATTGTGCTTTGTCTAATTGTTGTTTTACTcctcttgaaaaaagaaaaataagaaattatttagCTGTTATTTTGTACTGTCAAAATTCtgtataatgtactgtatattagaaTGATTAGATGATATGATTGCTAAAGTAACCAGTGTATGGTTGTTTTTGTGCACAGGTCCAAGAAGACAACAACAATACCGAAAAGCTGTGGATAGCTCTTTCCTGCCAATtgtgttaataaaaatatatatatatatatatataatgaaaatgtttatttgttcacTTTTTGTTAACAGGGTTGTTTTTCAGGATGTTAAGATCTTAATGAGtctatggaatacaaaaggaagtATTTAGAAAATGCTTTTGAGTAAAATCGATTTTAATATAGCAGCTGTACATAAAGcaaaaaaatctttctttttttaaagaaaaaaattaagctGTTATTTCATAAGTCATTTTTAAAGAGTCTATGGAATTAAAATGTGATATAAGATAAATATTTTGGAAACGCATGTGTGTGGagtaataaatacattgtaatacATTCCCACaaggaagatgttttttttttggtgtgtgttatGACTGTTAAAAACATATTTGACTGACACATCTTAGTAAAAAAATGGGTTTCTTTTATTCAAGTTCAGCTGTACATAAAGCAAGTCcaaaaaacaagatattttttAAGAAACATCTGAACAATTAAATTAAACCGTATGACAAATCGACATGGTCAACTGCCAGTGTTCATACAGTCAGTTATAACGCATTGTAAACGAGCTAATGAATGAATACATATCCATACATACTCATCATCTAGAAACATTTCACATGTCGATCAAACAGTCTGTTAAAATGACAAATGCACAGAGAAGCTTTAGTAATTCTTGAATATCCCTGTGGGTGACTACAGTCACCAAAACAATGTTTCAGAAACCAGGAGGTTCTCCCAATTTCAACAAATCACAGTTTCTCAAAGGCATGGAGAAAACGATGGGAGGCCGATAACGGAATTCATGCTGGGCGATCAGGAACCGCCACAGGTGACTAGACCAGGCTGATAGGAGGAAACAGGTCGACAGGCACCAGCAGACCCTTTAGAACTGTTACCCAAGCACAAGTCAGATTCTCTAACATCTTAAGTCATCATGTAAAGTGGCTTTAGACTATACGGATGAAGTGTATGTCATTGTGGGGATAACCGGGACACATG includes the following:
- the gpr151 gene encoding G-protein coupled receptor 151, whose product is MEKSPGVNVSDGNGSVDRRSFLERSGYQHLDQGDLRVLIPVVLGIICVLGFTGNVTAMGVLITNARKGKLSLINALILNLMLADGLVLAFAVPFKAAAYSRATWTLGLFVCKTCDWFLHSCMAAKSFTVAIMAKACHRYVSNPTKQVTFRLKTILVVLFFSWLLACTVPIPQWLFATLQREASGMICVQSVPADAHDFMSVYVKAYPLLAYCTPLSFALLYFWKAYGRCQRRSSKTQNLRTQIRSRKLTLMLFGLTVAMATMWLPQWVSWLWMRHALETEGTFPPVLFTLSAQLLMFSISLVNPLIVLTLSEEFREGYIDLWRRLTLRKQPPKNKPGPHTPTAPKSPTPRPEMSAHLPPHQPGQTEEQTSQNGEKQESPTNKDGIVLQDVEQFWQERETGSQSHENDPVPWEHQVSREGTQ